One part of the Kryptolebias marmoratus isolate JLee-2015 linkage group LG13, ASM164957v2, whole genome shotgun sequence genome encodes these proteins:
- the LOC108238101 gene encoding tubulin-specific chaperone cofactor E-like protein yields MDSSDEEEVRTFVEVISEKYNPENFPYGQGVVVLPSPPGSPVKDRLFLPSFLVLNGCGISRAGDRSDIAAFCGHVLELDLSHNQLSDWGEIGSIVSNIPHLNFLNLSMNPLSGMQLQPSMADVFSRVRRLVLINTQVSWDTVHTLTQHTPQLKELFLCLNGYNTVSESQTSCPSLSLLQITDNQLQDWAEVRKFGRLYPSLSTLVLAKNSVNSVEDTKETLERLFPNLRSINLNNSGLSKWEDIERLNFFPKLEEVKAQGIPLLQPYSSQERRSLLLAQLPSVMVLNGGAVSDGEREDAERFFVRYYQDSPEQELPQRYHALVSKYGQLAPLAEVDLTPRSTVVEVRWGDRVEPVSLRLEQTVGDLKKHLRALLQLPANGIRLFHIDREMSSVLGPEELKCGFRALHSYSIRDGDEILVVPRVKTRCSSSDL; encoded by the exons ATGGACTcctctgatgaagaggaggtgcGCACTTTCGTCGAAGTCATCAGTGAGAAATACAACCCGGAGAACTTCCCTTACGGCCAAGGCGTCGTGGTTCTGCCCAGCCCTCCGGGATCCCCCGTTAAAG ATCGCCTCTTCCTGCCCAGCTTTCTGGTTCTGAACGGCTGCGGGATCAGCAGAGCCGGCGACCGGTCCGACATCGCAGCTTTCTGCGGTCACGTGTTGGAGCTGGATCTGTCCCACAACCAGCTCAGCGACTGGGGAGAG ATCGGCTCCATCGTCTCCAACATCCCTCACCTGAACTTCCTCAACCTGAGCATGAACCCTCTGAGCGGCATGCAGCTGCAGCCCAGCATGGCCGACGTCTTCTCCAGGGTCCGACGCCTCGTTCTCATCAACACACAAGTCAGCTGGGACACCGTGCACACGCTCACGCAGCACACACCACA GCTGAAGGAGCTTTTTCTCTGCCTGAACGGCTACAACACCGTGTCCGAGTCACAGACGTCCTGCCCGTCTCTGAGCCTGCTGCAGATCACAGACAACCAGCTGCAGGACTGGGCCGAAGTTAGGAAGTTTGGCCGGCTCTACCCCAGTCTCAGCACGCTGGTCCTGGCCAAGAACAGCGTGAACTCCGTGGAAGACACCAAGGAGACGCTGGAGCGACTGTTCCCCAACCTGCGCAGCATCAACCTCAACAACTCAG ggCTCAGTAAATGGGAAGACATTGAAAGGCTGAATTTCTTTCCTAAACTCGAGGAAGTCAAAGCACAGGGGATTCCTTTATTACAGCCCTACAGCAGCCAGGAGAGACGCAGCCTTCTTTTAGCGCA GCTGCCGTCTGTGATGGTTCTGAACGGGGGCGCTGTTTCTGATGGCGAGAGAGAGGACGCCGAGAGGTTCTTCGTCAGGTATTACCAGGACAGTCCGGAGCAGGAGCTTCCTCAGAG GTACCACGCTCTCGTGTCCAAATATGGTCAGCTGGCTCCGCTGGCAGAGGTGGACCTGACCCCCCGCTCCACCGTGGTGGAGGTCCGCTGGGGCGACCGGGTGGAGCCGGTCAGCCTGCGCCTGGAGCAGACGGTGGGCGACCTAAAGAAGCACCTGCGAGCCCTGCTGCAGCTGCCCGCCAACGGCATCCGGCTGTTCCACATCGACAGGGAGATGAGCTCGGTGCTCGGACCCGAGGAGCTGAAGTGCGGCTTCAGGGCCCTCCACTCCTACAGCATCCGAGATGGAGACGAGATCCTGGTGGTGCCCAGAGTGAAAACCCGCTGCAGCTCCTCGGACCTTTGA